The Erythrobacter sp. Alg231-14 genome has a segment encoding these proteins:
- a CDS encoding RpiB/LacA/LacB family sugar-phosphate isomerase encodes MRIAIASDHAATDMKAEIAEWLMAEGHEVADLGPEEGESVDYPDYGYKLASVIADGTVEFGVALCGSGIGISISVNRHAAVRCALVSEPLSAALAREHNNANCIALGARLTGIEMAKSCVATFLSTEFADANDPAGRHQRRVAKLGHPPVQTDHIETH; translated from the coding sequence ATGCGTATAGCCATAGCCTCAGATCACGCCGCCACCGACATGAAAGCAGAAATTGCCGAATGGTTGATGGCCGAAGGACACGAAGTCGCCGACCTTGGCCCTGAAGAGGGTGAGAGCGTCGATTACCCCGATTATGGGTACAAATTGGCGTCTGTAATCGCGGATGGAACGGTTGAATTCGGCGTCGCTCTTTGCGGATCAGGGATCGGCATCTCAATCAGCGTCAACCGTCACGCCGCTGTGCGATGCGCGTTGGTTTCCGAACCGCTCTCTGCGGCGTTGGCTCGTGAACACAACAACGCAAATTGCATTGCCCTTGGCGCGCGGTTGACGGGCATCGAAATGGCGAAGTCTTGCGTAGCTACTTTCCTCAGCACCGAATTTGCCGATGCGAATGACCCGGCTGGGCGTCATCAACGCCGTGTTGCGAAACTTGGCCATCCACCTGTTCAAACCGACCATATTGAGACCCACTAA
- the glyA gene encoding serine hydroxymethyltransferase translates to MSTQPTAAAPLDGFWNDDLAKADPEIAAAIGSELKRQQDKIELIASENIASKAVLEATGSVFTNKYAEGYPGKRYYGGCDYADVIETLAIDRAKELFGCNFANVQPNSGSQMNQAVFLALLQPGDTFMGLDLNSGGHLTHGSPVNMSGKWFNPVSYGVTEGEELIDMEAVAATAREHKPKIIICGGTAYSRVWDFGAFRAIADEVGATLLCDMSHISGLVAGGAHPSPFPHCDIVTSTTHKSLRGPRSGIILWNDEKFTKPLNMAVFPGLQGGPLMHVVAAKAVAFREALAPEFKSYAHRIVENARALAASLEDNGLRIVSGGTDNHSMLVDLTAKNVTGKDAEKGLDRAWLTCNKNGIPFDTRSPFVTSGVRLGTPAGTTRGFGPAEFRQIGELIAEVVEGLSKNGPEGDAQIEERVRGRVSELCKNFPVYPE, encoded by the coding sequence ATGAGCACTCAACCCACCGCCGCCGCCCCTCTGGATGGTTTCTGGAACGATGATCTTGCCAAGGCGGATCCTGAAATCGCGGCGGCTATTGGCAGCGAACTGAAACGTCAGCAGGACAAGATCGAGCTTATTGCGAGCGAGAACATCGCTTCCAAGGCCGTTCTGGAAGCAACCGGCAGCGTTTTCACCAACAAATACGCCGAAGGGTACCCCGGCAAACGCTATTACGGCGGGTGTGACTACGCCGACGTAATCGAAACATTGGCAATCGACCGGGCTAAGGAATTGTTCGGCTGCAATTTTGCCAACGTCCAACCCAACAGCGGCAGCCAAATGAATCAAGCGGTGTTCCTGGCCCTACTACAGCCCGGCGACACGTTCATGGGCCTCGACCTTAATTCTGGTGGGCATCTTACTCACGGATCGCCGGTCAACATGTCGGGCAAATGGTTCAACCCGGTTAGCTACGGTGTGACCGAAGGCGAAGAATTGATCGATATGGAGGCGGTTGCGGCCACGGCGCGCGAACACAAACCAAAGATCATTATTTGCGGCGGCACCGCCTATTCGCGCGTCTGGGATTTTGGAGCATTCCGCGCCATTGCCGATGAAGTGGGGGCCACATTGTTGTGCGATATGAGCCACATTTCCGGTTTGGTCGCTGGCGGCGCGCACCCTTCCCCATTCCCGCATTGCGACATCGTCACATCGACAACGCATAAAAGTCTGCGAGGACCACGTTCGGGCATTATCCTTTGGAACGATGAGAAATTCACAAAGCCGCTGAACATGGCGGTGTTCCCAGGGCTTCAAGGCGGCCCGCTTATGCATGTCGTGGCCGCAAAGGCGGTCGCGTTCCGCGAAGCCTTGGCACCAGAATTCAAATCCTACGCGCACCGCATTGTCGAAAATGCCCGCGCTCTTGCCGCAAGCCTCGAGGACAACGGGCTGCGCATTGTATCGGGCGGCACAGATAACCATTCGATGCTTGTCGATCTCACTGCAAAGAATGTGACCGGCAAAGACGCGGAAAAAGGTCTCGATCGGGCTTGGTTGACTTGCAACAAAAACGGCATCCCGTTCGACACCCGCTCCCCATTCGTCACAAGCGGCGTACGGCTTGGAACACCGGCGGGCACCACGCGCGGGTTTGGCCCGGCGGAATTCCGCCAGATTGGTGAGCTAATTGCCGAAGTCGTCGAAGGTCTTTCAAAGAATGGCCCCGAAGGCGATGCCCAGATTGAAGAACGGGTCCGCGGTCGAGTTTCAGAGCTTTGCAAGAATTTTCCTGTATATCCCGAGTAA
- the nrdR gene encoding transcriptional regulator NrdR has product MRCPFCANDDTQVKDSRPTEDSTAIRRRRQCGSCGARFTTFERVQLREVTIVKSGDRKEAFNRSKIEQSVALACRKRGVTQERIDQLISGIQRQVETAGEPEVPSARIGEMVMDGLKQIDSVAYIRFASVYRDFSEARDFEEFASTVVDAAKD; this is encoded by the coding sequence ATGCGCTGTCCTTTCTGCGCCAATGACGACACTCAGGTAAAGGACAGCCGTCCGACCGAGGATTCCACCGCAATCCGCCGCCGGCGGCAATGCGGGTCGTGCGGTGCCCGTTTCACAACCTTTGAACGCGTGCAATTGCGCGAGGTCACGATTGTAAAATCGGGCGACCGCAAAGAGGCATTCAACCGGTCAAAAATCGAACAATCCGTTGCCCTTGCCTGTCGCAAACGCGGCGTCACACAGGAGCGGATCGATCAACTGATCTCTGGCATACAACGTCAGGTTGAAACCGCCGGCGAACCCGAAGTGCCTTCGGCGCGAATTGGCGAAATGGTGATGGACGGTCTAAAACAAATCGACAGCGTCGCCTATATCCGTTTCGCCAGCGTCTATCGCGATTTCTCCGAAGCCCGCGATTTTGAAGAATTTGCGAGCACGGTCGTCGACGCGGCCAAGGATTAA
- a CDS encoding TrmH family RNA methyltransferase, with protein MGAVETNKPIIVLVRPQLGENIGKAARAMLNFGLTEMRIVAPRDGWPNPSAGPSAAGADIVLDQAKIYDTTAEALADCEHVYATTVRKRGVQKPVVGADGAARLMHTKVGRHAVIFGREASGLATEDVALARHILTVPINPEFGSLNLAQAVILVAYEWSRISAELAPQPDTLVQPTAEDEWLPPAPQNELDGLVGHFEKLLNPRGYFLPEPRREATARTLRNVLTKPGWNHLEIRTLRGILSTLERGPRDPED; from the coding sequence ATGGGCGCGGTAGAAACCAACAAACCCATCATCGTGCTCGTCCGCCCTCAATTGGGTGAGAATATCGGCAAAGCGGCACGCGCCATGCTCAATTTTGGCCTCACCGAAATGCGGATCGTGGCGCCGCGCGACGGATGGCCCAATCCATCGGCCGGTCCATCGGCCGCAGGTGCGGACATCGTGCTGGACCAAGCCAAGATCTATGACACCACCGCAGAAGCTTTGGCGGATTGTGAACATGTCTATGCAACGACGGTCCGCAAACGCGGCGTGCAAAAGCCGGTGGTGGGCGCCGATGGGGCCGCGCGGTTGATGCACACAAAGGTGGGCCGTCACGCGGTGATATTTGGGCGCGAGGCGTCCGGATTGGCGACAGAGGATGTTGCGCTTGCCCGCCACATTCTGACCGTCCCAATCAACCCAGAATTCGGGTCGCTTAACCTGGCTCAGGCTGTCATTTTGGTCGCCTATGAATGGTCCAGAATTTCCGCAGAATTGGCACCGCAACCCGACACTTTGGTTCAACCCACCGCCGAAGACGAATGGCTCCCGCCCGCCCCTCAAAATGAGCTGGACGGATTGGTCGGGCATTTTGAGAAATTGCTGAACCCGCGCGGATACTTTCTGCCCGAACCGCGCCGCGAGGCGACCGCTCGTACACTGCGCAATGTGTTGACCAAGCCGGGCTGGAACCACCTCGAAATCCGAACCTTGCGCGGGATTTTGAGCACGCTTGAACGGGGGCCTCGCGATCCGGAAGATTGA
- the rpsD gene encoding 30S ribosomal protein S4, translated as MSKRKSAKYKLDRRMGENIWGRPNSPVNKRSYGPGQHGQRRKSKMSDFGLQLRAKQKLKGYYGDVTEKQFRSTYKDATRLKGDTGQNLIGLLERRLDMIVYRAKFAPTIFSARQIVSHGHIYVNGVKCNIASRRIDVGDVISLGSKAKEMALVIEAQSLPEREIPDYVVPEGNDKVAFTRVPKLDEVPYPVTMEPNLVVEFYSR; from the coding sequence ATGTCGAAGCGCAAAAGCGCCAAGTACAAGCTTGACCGCCGGATGGGTGAAAACATCTGGGGTCGCCCAAATTCCCCAGTGAACAAGCGTTCCTACGGTCCCGGCCAACACGGTCAGCGTCGTAAGAGCAAAATGAGCGATTTCGGCCTGCAATTGCGCGCCAAACAAAAGCTCAAAGGGTATTACGGCGACGTGACGGAAAAACAGTTCCGTTCGACTTATAAAGACGCAACGCGTTTGAAAGGCGATACCGGCCAAAACCTTATCGGTTTGCTCGAACGCCGTTTGGATATGATCGTGTACCGCGCCAAGTTCGCGCCAACGATCTTTTCTGCTCGCCAAATCGTCAGCCACGGCCACATCTATGTAAACGGTGTGAAGTGTAACATTGCTAGCCGTCGCATCGACGTTGGTGATGTCATTAGCCTGGGCAGCAAAGCCAAGGAAATGGCTCTCGTCATCGAAGCGCAGAGCCTGCCAGAGCGTGAAATTCCCGACTACGTTGTTCCAGAAGGCAACGACAAAGTCGCATTCACACGCGTTCCAAAGCTCGACGAGGTGCCCTACCCGGTCACAATGGAACCAAACCTCGTGGTTGAGTTCTACTCGCGCTAA
- a CDS encoding NAD(P)H-dependent oxidoreductase translates to MNVLLIDGHPGQSRFSSHLLDIYQSAISDDHDVTRINLRDLEFTPILRNGYLKRTDWEPDLQKLAEQFDACDHAVFSFPMWWGAEPAELKGLIDRLFLPGFMYNFQETGSLWDKFMVGRSADVIATMDTPPFFLRLLYKNSIIHRWKRQVLGFVGFKPVRFLACGAIKDGAAGKGIAKWDKKIKAMAASIQPHAPDKKEMRLERFLKPQSD, encoded by the coding sequence ATGAATGTGCTTTTGATTGATGGTCACCCGGGGCAATCCCGTTTCTCGTCTCACCTTTTGGACATCTACCAATCGGCTATCTCGGATGACCACGATGTCACACGGATCAATCTGCGCGATTTGGAATTCACGCCGATCTTACGCAACGGATATCTCAAACGCACCGATTGGGAGCCTGACTTACAAAAACTGGCGGAGCAATTTGACGCGTGCGATCACGCCGTATTCTCCTTTCCCATGTGGTGGGGCGCCGAACCGGCGGAGCTAAAAGGTTTGATCGACCGGCTTTTCCTGCCCGGCTTTATGTACAATTTTCAAGAAACCGGTTCGCTGTGGGACAAATTCATGGTCGGTCGGTCCGCGGATGTCATTGCGACAATGGACACACCCCCGTTCTTTCTCCGGCTGCTCTATAAGAATTCGATCATCCACCGCTGGAAACGTCAGGTGTTGGGCTTTGTTGGATTTAAGCCCGTGCGCTTCCTTGCCTGTGGGGCGATCAAAGACGGCGCCGCAGGAAAGGGGATCGCCAAATGGGACAAGAAAATCAAAGCCATGGCGGCATCAATCCAACCTCACGCGCCGGATAAGAAAGAAATGCGCCTAGAACGGTTTCTCAAACCGCAATCGGATTAA
- a CDS encoding chorismate mutase — protein sequence MTENTAKSPESCESMIDVRAGVDATDRELVALLEKRFGYMRAAARIKPTRDAVRDEERKASVINAAVADAEHRGIPGEVVGDIWERLVEGSIAYEMVEWDRIRD from the coding sequence ATGACTGAGAACACGGCCAAATCCCCCGAGAGTTGCGAATCGATGATCGACGTGCGCGCAGGCGTTGACGCGACCGATCGCGAATTGGTGGCTTTGTTGGAAAAGCGATTTGGATATATGCGCGCCGCCGCACGGATTAAGCCGACGCGTGACGCCGTCCGCGATGAAGAGCGCAAGGCCAGCGTCATCAACGCGGCGGTTGCCGATGCCGAACATCGCGGCATTCCCGGCGAGGTTGTGGGCGACATTTGGGAACGGCTCGTCGAAGGGTCGATCGCCTATGAAATGGTCGAATGGGACCGCATTCGCGATTAA